The Herminiimonas arsenitoxidans genome window below encodes:
- the tatC gene encoding twin-arginine translocase subunit TatC translates to MTGNEDSFISHLIELRSRLMKASIVVIVIFLCLMPWAGDIYDLLARPMMHALPEGSKMIATGVITPFLIPVKVTMLVAFLISLPWVLYQLWAFIAPGLYTHEKKLIAPLVVSSSALFVVGVAFCYFFVFGVIFHFINNFAPKSISVAPDIDSYFGFVMTMFIAFGLTFEVPVIVIVLVRMGLVSVEKLKQIRPYVIVGAFVIAAVVTPPDVMSQLLLAVPLCLLYEVGLLLAPMFVKITQAPKESESM, encoded by the coding sequence ATGACTGGTAACGAAGATTCGTTCATTTCTCATTTGATCGAGCTGCGCAGCCGGCTGATGAAAGCCTCCATCGTGGTGATCGTGATATTCCTGTGCCTGATGCCGTGGGCTGGTGATATCTATGATTTGCTGGCGCGGCCGATGATGCATGCCTTGCCCGAAGGTAGCAAGATGATCGCGACTGGCGTGATCACGCCTTTCCTGATTCCGGTCAAGGTAACGATGCTGGTGGCCTTCCTGATCTCTCTGCCGTGGGTGTTATACCAACTGTGGGCATTTATTGCGCCTGGTCTGTACACACACGAGAAGAAGTTGATTGCGCCGCTAGTGGTGTCGTCGTCGGCGCTGTTCGTTGTTGGCGTGGCATTTTGCTACTTCTTCGTCTTTGGCGTCATCTTCCACTTCATTAATAATTTCGCGCCAAAATCGATTTCGGTTGCGCCAGATATCGATAGCTACTTCGGTTTTGTCATGACGATGTTTATCGCCTTTGGTCTGACCTTCGAAGTGCCGGTGATTGTGATTGTGCTGGTGCGTATGGGTTTGGTGTCAGTCGAAAAGCTGAAGCAAATCCGCCCTTACGTGATCGTCGGTGCGTTTGTTATTGCCGCAGTGGTAACGCCACCGGACGTCATGAGTCAGCTATTGCTAGCGGTGCCTTTGTGCCTGCTGTATGAGGTGGGTCTGTTGCTGGCGCCAATGTTCGTGAAAATCACGCAGGCACCAAAAGAATCCGAATCGATGTAA
- a CDS encoding DUF2461 domain-containing protein — MHIRDLTQFLAELSENNNRAWFVMNKPRYDILRAEFLELVTQLIRDISKFDPAVAGCNPKKALFRINRDMRFSKEKIPYKTHFSAAINASGLKKPSQGGGPTYYFHIDQTGTLLIAGGEWMPPPDRLRAIRQHVIADKTGFAKLLKNKALVQTYGDLQQEGKLIRPPKGFDVDAPHLEYIKLKSFIVWNEFQIKQVADLEKALVSGFKDAYPLIAWLRQA, encoded by the coding sequence ATGCATATTCGCGATCTCACGCAATTTTTAGCCGAACTATCCGAGAACAATAATCGGGCATGGTTCGTCATGAACAAGCCGCGCTACGATATTCTGCGTGCGGAATTTCTCGAATTGGTAACGCAGTTGATCCGCGATATCAGCAAATTCGATCCGGCCGTTGCGGGCTGCAATCCGAAGAAAGCGCTGTTTCGCATTAACCGCGACATGCGTTTTTCCAAAGAAAAAATCCCGTACAAAACGCATTTTTCTGCCGCAATCAATGCAAGCGGCCTGAAAAAACCTAGTCAAGGCGGTGGTCCAACTTACTACTTCCACATCGACCAGACTGGCACCTTGCTGATTGCTGGTGGCGAATGGATGCCACCACCTGACCGCTTACGCGCCATACGTCAGCACGTAATCGCAGACAAGACTGGATTTGCCAAACTATTGAAAAACAAAGCACTGGTACAGACTTACGGCGATTTGCAGCAGGAAGGGAAATTGATACGTCCGCCCAAAGGCTTCGATGTAGATGCACCGCATCTTGAATACATCAAGTTGAAAAGCTTTATTGTCTGGAATGAATTCCAGATCAAGCAGGTCGCTGATCTGGAAAAGGCACTGGTATCAGGCTTCAAGGATGCTTACCCATTGATAGCCTGGCTGCGCCAAGCTTGA
- a CDS encoding Do family serine endopeptidase, producing MRRLWLLFAQTVTVGLAILFIVTTLKPEWASGVLGGTQKVRSTTSVPMLEAPLNAAPTQGSFRDAAKIAMPSVVNIFTSKTATPSQNPFMDDPFFRKFFGDRFDEQQDKQVSLGSGVIVSAEGYILTNNHVVEAADEIEVALTDGRKAIAKVVGADPETDLAVIKINLDNLPAITLGRVEEARVGDVVLAIGNPFGVGQTVTMGIISALGRNHLGILDAFENFIQTDAAINPGNSGGALIDANGNLLGINTAIYSRSGGSLGIGFAIPVSTVKSVMDAIIKNGRVVRGYIGVEPQDITPELAESFGLKKSSGAIIAGVLKGGPADKAGMQPGDILISVEGKAVADMADMLNQIAQLAPGTKAKIAVLRRNQENVLNVTIGMRPKAPQRSEE from the coding sequence ATGCGACGTCTTTGGCTGTTGTTTGCGCAAACCGTAACTGTCGGTTTAGCAATTTTATTCATTGTAACGACCTTGAAGCCTGAATGGGCAAGCGGCGTCTTGGGCGGAACACAAAAGGTGCGCAGCACGACATCAGTGCCCATGCTCGAAGCGCCATTGAATGCAGCGCCGACGCAAGGCTCATTCCGCGATGCTGCAAAAATAGCGATGCCTTCGGTGGTGAATATTTTTACCAGTAAAACCGCGACCCCATCGCAAAACCCGTTCATGGACGATCCCTTCTTCCGAAAATTCTTCGGCGATCGTTTTGATGAACAGCAAGACAAACAGGTCAGCCTCGGCTCCGGTGTGATTGTCAGCGCAGAAGGTTACATCCTCACAAATAATCATGTAGTCGAAGCAGCAGATGAAATCGAAGTTGCACTGACCGATGGCCGCAAAGCGATAGCCAAAGTCGTTGGTGCCGACCCAGAAACCGATCTGGCCGTCATCAAAATCAATCTGGATAATCTGCCTGCGATTACGCTCGGTCGCGTTGAAGAAGCGCGTGTTGGCGATGTCGTCCTCGCAATCGGCAATCCATTCGGTGTTGGCCAAACGGTCACGATGGGCATCATCTCAGCGCTGGGCCGCAATCACTTAGGCATTCTGGATGCGTTTGAAAACTTTATCCAAACTGACGCCGCGATCAATCCCGGCAACTCCGGCGGTGCATTGATCGATGCCAATGGCAATCTGCTTGGCATCAACACTGCAATCTATTCCCGTAGCGGTGGCTCACTCGGGATCGGCTTTGCCATCCCTGTGAGTACCGTCAAATCGGTCATGGATGCGATCATCAAGAATGGTCGCGTTGTACGCGGCTATATCGGTGTTGAACCACAAGACATCACGCCAGAGTTGGCCGAGAGTTTCGGTTTGAAGAAAAGCTCAGGTGCCATCATTGCCGGCGTCTTGAAAGGTGGCCCGGCAGACAAAGCTGGCATGCAGCCGGGCGACATACTGATTTCGGTAGAAGGCAAAGCTGTTGCCGATATGGCAGACATGCTCAATCAGATCGCGCAACTTGCTCCTGGCACCAAAGCCAAGATAGCTGTACTGCGCCGCAATCAGGAAAACGTCCTCAATGTCACGATAGGCATGCGGCCCAAAGCGCCGCAACGCTCCGAGGAATAA
- a CDS encoding Nif3-like dinuclear metal center hexameric protein, translated as MDQKTIDRDDLAKYLARTLDITRFRDFCPNGLQVEGCRSIKTLVSGVTASVALLEAALEKGADAILVHHGYFWRGEDMRVIGQKHRRLKMLLTHDVNLFAYHLPLDMHPEFGNNAQLARRLGLRAESRFGEDDLGWLGTMSDPALVSVGDLAMQVEKRLGRRPLIIGDPAQRLGQIGWCTGAAQSLLGDAIAAGANVYLSGEISEPTVHLARESGVAYLACGHHATERYGVQALGEHLAATFHINHHFIDIDNPV; from the coding sequence GTGGATCAGAAAACGATAGATAGAGACGATCTCGCCAAATATCTAGCTAGAACGCTTGATATTACCCGTTTTCGAGATTTTTGCCCAAACGGCTTACAAGTTGAAGGGTGCAGATCGATTAAAACATTGGTCAGCGGTGTCACGGCCAGTGTTGCTTTGCTTGAAGCTGCATTGGAAAAAGGTGCCGATGCAATTCTTGTACATCACGGTTATTTTTGGCGTGGTGAAGATATGCGCGTGATCGGACAAAAGCATCGGCGCTTGAAGATGTTGTTGACGCATGATGTGAATTTGTTTGCCTATCATTTGCCGCTCGATATGCACCCAGAGTTTGGCAATAACGCGCAATTGGCACGTCGATTGGGTTTGCGGGCTGAGTCGCGTTTTGGCGAAGATGATTTGGGCTGGCTTGGGACGATGTCCGATCCTGCACTTGTTTCGGTAGGCGATCTTGCCATGCAAGTTGAGAAGCGCTTGGGCAGAAGGCCATTGATCATCGGTGATCCAGCTCAGAGGTTGGGTCAAATTGGGTGGTGTACGGGTGCTGCGCAAAGTTTGCTTGGTGATGCCATTGCTGCGGGTGCCAATGTTTATTTAAGCGGAGAAATTTCCGAGCCGACGGTGCATCTGGCGCGCGAAAGCGGTGTCGCCTATCTCGCATGCGGTCATCATGCGACCGAGCGTTATGGCGTCCAGGCTTTGGGCGAACACTTGGCAGCGACATTCCATATCAATCATCACTTCATCGATATCGATAATCCTGTTTGA
- a CDS encoding response regulator produces the protein MLEPVADGPITVLVVEDDAVTQRALCLAIGKEPSLKLLDALSSVKSALAWLELHSADLLLVDLGLPDGSGIDIIRFCAQRYPACNMMVITTSSDQDSVLDSIEAGASGYVLKDVDRLDVARSLLDLHAGGSPISPMIARKVLGRMRDGKAPVDVVNDQNADDQVSLTKRESTILDLIARGDSYGEVARQLSLSVGTIQTHIKNIYDKLSVHSRGEAVYEANRRGLLQMDQLKSKR, from the coding sequence ATGCTGGAACCGGTAGCCGATGGGCCGATCACTGTGTTGGTTGTTGAGGATGACGCTGTTACGCAGCGCGCCTTGTGTCTCGCAATTGGCAAAGAGCCATCACTCAAACTGCTTGATGCGCTGAGTTCGGTAAAATCCGCATTGGCGTGGTTGGAACTACATTCCGCCGATCTCTTACTGGTTGATCTTGGTTTGCCGGACGGTTCCGGTATCGACATCATCCGTTTTTGCGCGCAACGTTATCCTGCGTGCAATATGATGGTCATCACGACTTCCAGTGATCAAGATAGCGTGCTCGATAGTATTGAGGCGGGTGCATCTGGTTATGTATTAAAGGATGTGGACCGTTTGGATGTTGCGCGCTCGCTACTGGATTTGCATGCAGGCGGTTCGCCTATCAGTCCGATGATTGCACGTAAAGTGCTGGGTCGCATGCGTGACGGGAAAGCGCCAGTTGATGTCGTGAATGATCAGAATGCAGATGATCAGGTATCTTTGACTAAGCGCGAATCAACGATTCTTGATTTGATTGCGCGTGGTGATAGTTACGGAGAAGTGGCGCGCCAACTTTCTCTTTCTGTTGGCACCATACAAACGCATATCAAAAACATTTACGATAAATTGTCCGTGCATTCACGCGGTGAGGCCGTGTATGAGGCAAATCGTCGTGGTTTGCTGCAAATGGATCAATTGAAGTCTAAAAGATAA
- the mscL gene encoding large conductance mechanosensitive channel protein MscL, translated as MGMMQEFKAFAVKGNVVDLAVAVIIGAAFGKIVDSLVQDIIMPIVGKIFGGLDFSNYYLALNNQDPHLTLVEAKKLGAVLAYGNFITIALNFIILAFIIFQMVRLLSKLKKNDPPAEAPAATPEDVLLLREIRDSLKK; from the coding sequence ATGGGCATGATGCAGGAATTTAAGGCTTTCGCAGTCAAGGGAAATGTAGTCGACTTGGCTGTCGCAGTCATAATTGGCGCCGCATTCGGCAAGATAGTCGATTCGCTGGTACAAGACATCATCATGCCGATTGTTGGCAAAATTTTCGGTGGTTTGGATTTCAGTAATTACTACCTTGCACTGAACAATCAGGATCCGCACTTGACGCTGGTCGAGGCAAAAAAACTGGGCGCAGTCCTCGCCTACGGCAATTTCATTACAATTGCGCTGAACTTCATCATTCTTGCCTTCATCATTTTCCAAATGGTGCGTTTGCTGAGCAAGTTGAAAAAGAACGATCCGCCGGCAGAAGCCCCAGCAGCAACGCCTGAAGATGTTTTGCTGTTACGCGAAATTCGCGATTCACTGAAGAAATAA
- the petA gene encoding ubiquinol-cytochrome c reductase iron-sulfur subunit, with translation MSNEKQVDSGRRGLLVATCAAGGVAGLATTGMLVSTFQPSERAKAAGAPVEVDIASLAPGEMKTVEWRGNPVWILKRTPEQVAELGKFDAELADPESVRTQFSTTPEYAMNEWRSRQKDLLVVVGICPHLGCSPTAKFQTGAQPSLPDDWHGGFLCPCHGSTFDLAGRVYKNKPSPDNLQVPPYMFEGDTKLVIGKDEKGEA, from the coding sequence ATGAGTAACGAAAAGCAGGTCGACTCTGGTCGACGGGGCTTGCTCGTCGCTACGTGTGCGGCGGGTGGCGTGGCTGGATTAGCCACAACTGGTATGTTGGTCTCAACTTTTCAGCCGTCCGAGCGAGCAAAAGCCGCTGGTGCGCCAGTTGAAGTTGATATCGCAAGCCTAGCCCCAGGTGAGATGAAAACTGTAGAGTGGCGCGGAAATCCAGTCTGGATTTTGAAGCGTACGCCAGAGCAAGTGGCGGAGCTTGGAAAATTCGATGCTGAACTTGCCGACCCCGAATCTGTACGAACACAATTTTCGACCACGCCAGAGTACGCAATGAACGAATGGCGTTCACGGCAAAAGGATCTGCTGGTCGTTGTTGGTATCTGCCCACACTTGGGTTGCTCGCCAACAGCCAAATTCCAGACTGGTGCACAACCATCGTTGCCGGACGACTGGCATGGTGGCTTTCTCTGCCCGTGCCATGGTTCGACTTTCGATCTGGCCGGTCGCGTCTACAAGAACAAGCCTTCGCCAGACAATCTTCAGGTTCCGCCATATATGTTCGAAGGCGACACCAAGCTGGTTATCGGCAAAGATGAGAAAGGTGAGGCGTAA
- a CDS encoding cytochrome b, translated as MMAFHEKQLPADAPIADKALNWVDARFPLSSTWKAHLSEYYAPKNFNFLYVFGSLALLVLVIQIVTGIFLVMHYKPDATLAFASVEYIMRDVPWGWLVRYMHSTGASAFFIVVYIHMLRGLLYGSYRKPRELVWLFGVAIFLCLMAEAFFGYLLPWGQMSYWGAQVIVNLFGAIPFIGPDLSLWIRGDYVVSDATLNRFFAFHVIAIPLVLIGLVVAHIVALHEVGSSNPDGVEIKEKLDAKGVPLDGIPFHPYYSVHDIFIVTIFLFVFTAVVFFAPEMGGYFLEYNNFVPADPLKTPPHIAPVWYFTPFYSILRATTSDFIIWLVAGVAAYVALIILKTRLASKFKIAAAAIGLAVIAGMFVFDAKFWGVVLMGVSVMIMFGLPWLDVSPVKSIRYRPTWHKYVYIVFGIAFVVLGYLGVQPPTAVGTAIAQVGTFIYFGFFLLMPWWSAMGTFKPVPDRVVFHPH; from the coding sequence ATCATGGCTTTCCACGAAAAACAACTCCCTGCCGATGCACCGATTGCTGACAAAGCATTGAACTGGGTAGATGCCCGTTTCCCTTTGTCATCGACCTGGAAAGCGCATCTCTCCGAATACTACGCTCCAAAGAATTTCAACTTCCTCTACGTTTTTGGCTCACTCGCACTGTTGGTGCTGGTCATCCAAATCGTTACCGGCATTTTCCTCGTCATGCATTACAAACCGGACGCAACGCTGGCGTTTGCTTCGGTTGAATACATCATGCGCGATGTGCCTTGGGGCTGGCTGGTGCGTTATATGCACTCGACCGGTGCGTCGGCATTCTTCATCGTGGTGTATATCCACATGCTGCGCGGCCTTTTGTACGGTTCGTATCGCAAACCACGTGAACTGGTCTGGTTGTTCGGCGTTGCGATCTTCTTGTGCCTGATGGCAGAAGCGTTCTTTGGCTATTTGCTGCCATGGGGCCAAATGTCGTATTGGGGGGCACAAGTTATTGTTAACTTGTTTGGTGCGATCCCATTCATCGGTCCTGACTTGTCTTTGTGGATCCGTGGTGATTACGTCGTCTCCGATGCAACTCTGAACCGTTTCTTTGCATTCCACGTGATTGCAATTCCACTGGTCTTGATTGGTCTGGTTGTGGCGCACATCGTTGCTCTGCACGAAGTAGGTTCGAGCAATCCTGATGGCGTTGAAATCAAGGAAAAACTGGACGCAAAAGGCGTTCCGCTCGACGGCATTCCATTCCATCCTTATTACTCGGTGCACGATATTTTCATCGTGACGATTTTCTTGTTCGTGTTCACTGCTGTTGTGTTCTTCGCGCCGGAAATGGGTGGTTACTTCCTCGAGTACAACAACTTCGTTCCGGCTGATCCGCTGAAAACGCCGCCGCATATTGCGCCAGTTTGGTACTTCACGCCGTTCTACTCGATACTGCGTGCGACCACTTCGGACTTCATCATTTGGCTGGTAGCAGGTGTTGCTGCTTATGTCGCACTGATCATTCTGAAAACCCGTCTGGCAAGCAAGTTCAAAATTGCTGCAGCGGCAATCGGTTTGGCAGTGATCGCCGGCATGTTCGTCTTCGATGCAAAATTCTGGGGCGTAGTGTTGATGGGCGTATCGGTCATGATCATGTTCGGTCTGCCATGGTTGGATGTGTCGCCGGTCAAATCAATTCGTTATCGTCCTACCTGGCACAAATACGTGTACATCGTGTTCGGTATTGCCTTTGTCGTTCTCGGTTATCTGGGCGTGCAACCACCAACAGCTGTTGGTACTGCAATTGCACAGGTCGGCACCTTTATCTATTTTGGCTTCTTCCTCTTGATGCCATGGTGGAGTGCCATGGGAACATTCAAGCCTGTACCGGATCGCGTTGTTTTTCATCCGCACTAA
- a CDS encoding cytochrome c1: protein MTLMKKLIAALVLLPGLVLASESDFPLDHAPDRTKNLASLQNGARLFVNYCLSCHSASSLRYNKLQDLGLTEEQIKNNLLFTSDKIGGMMTIAMAPKDAKNWFGAVPPDLSVIARAKASGAGTGPDWLYTYLRSYYKDDTRATGWNNMVFPNVGMPHVLWELQGIRDAKFVDEKDPHDPNKVVHKFAGFEQVTPGTLTPLEYDTAVADLVSFMTWMAEPAQNTRKRLGVWVLMFLGVFIVITWRLNASYWKDIK from the coding sequence ATGACATTGATGAAAAAACTGATCGCGGCTTTGGTGCTGTTGCCAGGCTTGGTGCTGGCGTCGGAAAGTGATTTCCCGCTGGATCATGCACCAGACCGTACCAAAAATCTCGCTTCGTTGCAGAACGGCGCCAGACTTTTTGTGAACTACTGTTTGAGCTGCCACTCCGCATCGTCATTGCGTTATAACAAGTTGCAGGATCTCGGTCTGACCGAAGAGCAAATCAAGAATAACTTGCTCTTCACCTCGGACAAGATCGGCGGCATGATGACGATTGCAATGGCACCGAAAGATGCCAAAAACTGGTTTGGTGCGGTACCACCAGATTTGTCGGTGATCGCACGTGCCAAGGCTTCTGGCGCTGGTACTGGTCCGGATTGGCTGTATACTTATCTGCGTTCGTACTACAAAGACGACACACGTGCGACGGGCTGGAACAATATGGTGTTCCCGAACGTCGGTATGCCTCATGTTCTGTGGGAACTTCAGGGCATACGTGATGCCAAATTCGTAGATGAAAAAGATCCACATGACCCAAACAAGGTTGTGCACAAATTTGCCGGCTTTGAGCAAGTCACACCGGGGACATTGACCCCGTTGGAGTACGATACAGCTGTTGCCGATCTGGTGTCATTTATGACCTGGATGGCTGAGCCGGCACAAAATACCCGGAAACGCCTCGGCGTCTGGGTATTGATGTTTCTGGGTGTATTCATCGTAATCACCTGGCGCTTGAATGCTTCCTATTGGAAAGATATCAAGTAA
- a CDS encoding glutathione S-transferase N-terminal domain-containing protein, producing MMVLYSGTTCPFSQRCRLVLFEKGMDFEVRDVDLFNKPEDISTMNPYGQVPILVERDLILYESNIINEYIDERFPHPQLMPADPLMRARARLMLFNFEKELFIHVHTLENDKGRSGEKIQEKARNEIRDRLTTLAPLFLKNKYMLGDEFSMLDVAIAPLLWRLDHYGIELSKTAAPLMKYAERIFSRPAYIEALTPSEKVMRR from the coding sequence ATGATGGTTCTCTATTCGGGTACAACCTGCCCATTCTCTCAACGTTGCCGCCTGGTTCTGTTTGAAAAAGGCATGGACTTTGAAGTTCGCGACGTAGATTTGTTCAACAAGCCGGAAGATATTTCGACGATGAACCCGTACGGCCAAGTGCCGATTCTGGTTGAACGTGATTTGATTTTGTATGAATCGAACATCATCAATGAATACATCGATGAGCGTTTCCCGCATCCACAATTGATGCCGGCAGATCCATTGATGCGCGCGCGTGCACGTTTGATGTTGTTCAATTTTGAAAAAGAATTGTTCATCCACGTTCATACGTTGGAAAACGACAAAGGCCGTAGCGGCGAAAAAATTCAGGAAAAAGCACGTAACGAAATTCGTGATCGCCTGACAACGCTTGCACCGCTGTTCTTGAAGAACAAGTACATGCTGGGTGATGAATTCTCGATGCTGGACGTTGCAATCGCACCGTTGCTGTGGCGTTTGGATCATTACGGTATCGAGTTGTCGAAAACCGCTGCACCGCTGATGAAATACGCAGAACGCATCTTCTCGCGTCCTGCTTATATCGAAGCACTGACACCTTCTGAAAAGGTTATGCGCCGTTAA
- a CDS encoding ClpXP protease specificity-enhancing factor gives MSETSTKPYLLRAIYEWCTDNGYTPYMAAVVDGATRVPMEFVKNGEIVLNISFSATSGLKMENDLIRFSARFGGVSRDISVPVDNVVAIYARENGQGMAFEASNKSSDEQADDADAAPADQAPASSAPALTSVPTAQNKPNDKDEDDAGSDDVPDPPKKGGRPTLTRIK, from the coding sequence ATGTCTGAAACTTCAACAAAACCTTATTTGCTGCGTGCCATTTACGAGTGGTGCACAGACAATGGCTACACGCCGTATATGGCTGCGGTAGTGGATGGCGCGACACGTGTGCCTATGGAATTCGTCAAAAACGGCGAAATCGTGCTCAACATCAGCTTCAGTGCAACCAGTGGCTTGAAGATGGAGAACGATCTCATTCGTTTTAGTGCGCGTTTTGGCGGTGTCTCACGTGATATTTCTGTGCCTGTCGATAACGTCGTTGCCATTTATGCGCGTGAAAACGGGCAAGGTATGGCGTTTGAAGCGAGTAATAAGTCGAGCGATGAGCAAGCTGATGATGCCGATGCCGCACCAGCAGATCAAGCTCCTGCGTCTTCTGCGCCTGCATTAACCTCAGTTCCGACGGCACAAAACAAGCCGAATGACAAAGATGAGGACGATGCTGGTTCAGACGATGTGCCAGATCCACCAAAAAAAGGTGGAAGACCTACACTTACTCGCATCAAATAG
- a CDS encoding branched-chain amino acid ABC transporter substrate-binding protein, with protein sequence MKSRSFIFPLLIASAASLVQAQEVQIVKIGLAAPLTGPQAFYGKDSQNGARMAVDELNEKKLIVDGRQLRFELLSEDDAADPKQGAAVAQRFCDLHVNAVIGHTNSGTTIPAARIYNQCGLPNLTPSATSPELSKFGYNTTFRMLANDSTLAQAIAAYTVNVLKLKTVAVIDDRSAYGQGLADAFKTALRNTPVTVVTQQYTNDKAVDFSAILTAVKALNPDGIFFGGMDPQGSAMLRQMEQLGLTRQKFLGGDGICTQGMEQRTASLKIQDNVVCAHSGIALDRTAASRDWKKRYDAKFPGQFQMHGPYSYDAVLAVAKAMQAANSIEPQKYLPAMSKVHFAGVMSNVQFDARGEIKNPTISVYTYQDGKRRLAN encoded by the coding sequence ATGAAATCACGTTCCTTCATTTTCCCTTTACTGATCGCATCTGCAGCCTCGCTGGTGCAGGCACAGGAAGTACAGATCGTCAAAATCGGACTGGCCGCACCGCTGACCGGGCCGCAAGCCTTTTATGGCAAGGATAGCCAGAATGGTGCGCGCATGGCGGTGGATGAATTGAACGAAAAGAAACTCATCGTTGACGGGCGACAGCTGCGATTTGAATTGTTGTCCGAAGATGATGCTGCGGATCCCAAGCAAGGTGCGGCAGTCGCGCAACGCTTTTGCGATCTGCATGTGAATGCGGTGATCGGGCATACGAATTCTGGCACTACCATCCCGGCTGCGCGGATTTACAACCAATGTGGCTTGCCTAATCTGACGCCGTCTGCGACCAGCCCGGAACTGAGCAAGTTCGGCTACAACACCACCTTCCGCATGCTGGCAAATGACAGTACATTGGCGCAGGCGATTGCAGCCTATACGGTGAATGTATTGAAACTCAAGACGGTGGCAGTGATCGATGATCGCAGTGCTTACGGTCAGGGACTGGCTGATGCGTTCAAGACGGCATTGCGTAATACGCCGGTGACGGTAGTGACGCAGCAATACACCAATGACAAGGCGGTTGATTTCAGCGCGATCCTGACTGCGGTCAAAGCACTTAATCCGGATGGTATTTTCTTTGGTGGCATGGATCCGCAAGGTAGTGCGATGTTGCGGCAAATGGAGCAGCTAGGCCTGACGCGGCAAAAATTCCTGGGTGGCGATGGTATCTGCACGCAGGGTATGGAGCAGCGTACCGCAAGCTTGAAAATTCAGGACAATGTGGTGTGTGCACATAGCGGCATTGCACTGGATCGTACGGCGGCGAGCCGTGATTGGAAGAAGCGTTATGACGCAAAATTCCCGGGACAATTCCAGATGCATGGCCCGTATTCCTACGACGCTGTGCTGGCTGTCGCCAAAGCCATGCAGGCTGCCAATAGCATAGAGCCGCAGAAGTATTTGCCGGCGATGAGCAAGGTGCATTTTGCTGGCGTGATGTCGAACGTGCAGTTTGATGCGCGGGGCGAGATCAAGAATCCGACCATCTCCGTCTACACCTACCAGGATGGCAAACGTCGACTGGCGAACTGA
- a CDS encoding UbiX family flavin prenyltransferase: MTASADAITAPRRKRLIIAITGATGVIYGIRLLQVLRDIADVETHLLISEAGVLNLHQELDMKRKDVEALADVVHNVRDVGAAIASGSFQSDGMIIAPCSMKTLAAVAHGFSDNLISRAADVVLKERRRLVLMVRETPFNLAHLRNMTAVTEMGGIIFPPLPGFYHRPASIAEMVDHTVGRVLDLFEIQHSLTPRWNGLKD; encoded by the coding sequence GTGACAGCGTCTGCTGACGCTATCACTGCGCCACGCCGGAAGCGATTAATCATCGCCATCACCGGCGCTACCGGCGTCATCTACGGCATACGTCTGTTGCAAGTGCTACGCGATATCGCAGATGTGGAAACACATCTGCTGATATCCGAAGCAGGCGTGCTGAATCTGCATCAAGAACTCGATATGAAGCGCAAGGATGTGGAAGCGCTGGCTGATGTCGTGCATAACGTGCGCGATGTAGGCGCTGCTATTGCCAGCGGTTCTTTTCAATCCGATGGCATGATCATCGCGCCCTGCTCGATGAAGACACTCGCTGCAGTAGCCCACGGTTTCTCCGACAACCTGATCTCACGCGCGGCCGATGTCGTTTTAAAAGAGCGCCGTCGTCTGGTACTGATGGTGCGTGAAACGCCATTCAATCTGGCGCATCTACGCAATATGACTGCCGTCACGGAAATGGGCGGCATCATCTTTCCGCCGCTACCCGGTTTTTATCACCGCCCTGCATCGATTGCGGAAATGGTCGATCACACAGTAGGACGCGTGCTGGATTTATTCGAGATCCAACATAGCCTGACGCCACGCTGGAACGGTCTGAAGGACTGA
- the grxD gene encoding Grx4 family monothiol glutaredoxin, with protein MSDDVQSWIKETVTQNPVVLFMKGTAQFPQCGFSGKAIALLKESGVTDLITVNVLDDAEVRQGIKDYSKWPTVPQLYVNGEFIGGSDIMNEMFASGELQALLKA; from the coding sequence ATGAGCGACGACGTACAATCCTGGATCAAAGAAACCGTAACCCAAAATCCAGTCGTTTTATTCATGAAGGGCACGGCACAATTTCCACAGTGCGGCTTTTCCGGCAAGGCGATTGCATTGCTGAAAGAAAGTGGCGTAACCGATCTGATTACGGTCAACGTGCTGGATGATGCTGAAGTCCGTCAAGGCATCAAAGACTATTCGAAATGGCCTACCGTACCGCAGTTGTACGTCAACGGTGAATTTATCGGCGGCTCCGACATCATGAACGAGATGTTTGCATCTGGCGAACTGCAAGCCCTGTTGAAAGCCTGA